The genomic interval ACTTTTTACCAGTCGTTACCGCGCTTTTAGAATAAGCGCCTCCACGAACCAGCTCGCAATAAATCATTTCTACATTTGGTATTTTGATCGCTGCATTTCTTTCATACCATGCTTTATCATGTTCCACGGCAGTCACAGAATTGGCGTTTTTTGCATAAAAGATGGTAGAGTTTCCGCAGCCGAATTCAAATATATCATGCTGTCTGGTGATCCTGTCTTTAATAAAATCAATAAAAGCATAAGTTACCCAGGGAATTGCTTCTCCATGCTGATCTACTGCTGATTTTGTTTCACGGGCCTTAAACCACCCCTGATCTGCTAAATATCCCTTAAATCCCAATGACAATAACGTACGTAATTTGCTGGGGTTAAATAAGGTTAGTTTTGATATGTTATTATCCAAAATTGAAATTGATTAAATTCAAATGTACTACTATTTCACTCTTTTCTGATTGTCTTTTGCAAATGCATCCCATCCGGAGTAGGATTTGCCACTGCCACCGGTGGGTACCCGCTGAAAAGAATGGCATACTGCAACAGCCAGTCCATCAGTTGCATCCAGAAATTCAGGAGTCTCTCTGAACTTCAGTAACTGCTGCAACATAGCTGCAACCTGCTCTTTTCCTGCGCTTCCGTTCCCTGTAATCGCTTGTTTGATTTTTCTTGGCGCATATTCTGTGATCGGTACATCTCTGGACAATGCCGCCGCCATACAAATTCCCTGTGCTCTGCCCAGTTTAAGCATCACCTGGATATTTTTTCCATAAAACGGAGCTTCCAGTGCCATGACATCCGGTTTATACTGCTCTACCAAACCTACCGTTTTGGCGAAAATACGTTGTAATTTCAAAAAATGATCATCCAGATGATTCATCTTCACGATGCCCATCGCTATCAGTTCTATCTTACTCCCTTTCTCCAGGATTACACCGTAACCCATCACTGCGGTTCCAGGGTCGATACCCATGATTACCCGCTCCTTTTTTTCAGCCAACATAGAACAATATTAAGCATATTTGCACAATATAAAAGAAACGATAATTTGAGAGCTGACTATAAACGTATATTTTCCTATGCTATAAAAGTAACTATTGTTGCTTTTGCATTCTGGTTCATCTATCATAAACTCACTTCAAATGCCAACCTTGAAAGTTTCAGGGCCATTATATCTACCATCCCACGTACAGAAATCATTGCCGTAATTTCCTTAGTGCTGGTGCTGATGCTGGTAAACTGGGGGCTGGAAGCGCTGAAGTGGAAAAGGCTGCTGCGAAAAATAGAAAAGCTGAGTTTATGGCAATCCATTGAGTCTGTATTCTGTGGTTTAACCCTGGCTATCTTTACACCGAACAGGCTGGGCGAGTATGGTGGGAGGGTATTTTTCCTTTCTCCCAAACGCAGGATTATTGGTGTTGTCGCTATGGCAGTGGGAAATATAGGCCAGATGGTACTGACCAATATTTTCGGAGCAATTGCACTGAGTATTTTTCTGCTGCGTTTTCTACACCTTGATTACCGGCTCAATTATGCGATTATAGTACTTGCAGGTATGTTCTGCCTGTTTTTCTTAACTTTTTTCTTTAACATCCGCTGGTTAAATGGCTTATTGCTTTCCATGCGTTTTACCAGGAAATATAAAAAGTTCTACAGTATTCTGGGACGTTACCACAAGAAAGAACTTTTTCAGATACTGATGTTCTGCCTGGCGCGTTATATCGTATTTAGCACGCAATATTTTATCATGTTTTACTGGCTGATTGCTGATATTCATTACCTGGACATCCTGATGATGGTTTGCATTTTGTTTTTTGTACAATCTACGCTGCCCTCTCTCGATTTATTTGATATTGGGATAAGAAGCGCAACTGCGTCTTATTTTTTTAGCTTTGTAACCAAACAGGATGTCGCTGTGATTGCATGTACTGCAAGCATCTGGCTCATAAATATTATTATTCCTGCTATATTAGGTTCATATTTTGTTTTTAAATTAAATTTTTTTGGAAGTCTTAATCGCCGTTAGTTACCTATCCGCATTTTTAACCCTCATTTATCTTCTTGTTGTTGCCGGATTTATCCGTGGCTGGCATAAATTGATCCCTTTTAAGTATAAGCAAACTACAGGCACTACTGCTGTTTCTATCATTGTTGCCGCCCGTAATGAAGCTGATAATATTCATCGTACTATAGAATCCCTGCTCGCACAGGATTACAATAAAGCATTGACAGAAATTATCTTCATTGATGATCATTCGACAGACAATACAGCAGAAATCGTCAGGTCATATGCTTCATCGGGTGTAAAGCTGATCTCTCTGAAAGAAAATCAGGCCTTAAATTCTTATAAGAAAAAAGCAATACAGACAGCGATCGGGCAAGCTACCGGTGATTTAATCATCACTACAGATGCAGATTGCCGGATGGGAACTGCGTGGCTTAAAACAATCATAGCCTATTACGAGCAGAATCGCTATAAAATGATTTCATCGCCGGTGGCTTATGATGAAGAGCAAAGCTTTTTCGAAAGAGCACAATCACTGGAATTCCTTTACCTGATTGGTTTAGGTGCTTCTACGATAGGAAACAAAAAACCTTCTACTTGTAATGGGGCTAATTTAGCCTATGAAAAAGCAGCTTTTTATGAAGTTGGCGGTTTTCAGGGTATAGATGATCTGGCTTCGGGAGATGATGAGTTGCTTTTACATAAAATTGCTGACCGTTATGACAATCATATTGGGTTTCTGAGAAATCCGGATGCCATGGTTTACACCCATGCAAAGCCTAACCTTGGAGAGTTTTTACAGCAACGTAAACGCTGGGCTTCAAAAAGTACCCGTTATAAAAACAAATCTATCATTGTACTGGGAGTATTTATCTGGTTTTTCAATGTAAGTATCCTGTTAAATCTGCTGGTTGGTTTATTCTTGACCGGCTTTCTGAAAATTGCACTGATCCAGTTACTGCTTAAAATAATTGTGGAGTTTATATTCCTCATGGATGTGACTAAATTTGCTAAAAGAAGAAGCCTGATGGTTTTATTACCTGTATTGAATGTTCTGCATGTGCTATATATCATCTATATTGGTATTGCCGGTAATTCAGGTAAATATAACTGGAAGGGTAGAATGGTTAAATAATGGATAGTAATAAGAGTCCCGCGCAAAGAGTATGGGGCAGGTTTAAAAGAAATAAACCTGCCGTTGGAGGACTCCTGTTTATACTGCTGCTTTTGGTGATGGGTATAATGGGCTATCTGATTACGCCAGACCAGACACCAATGGCAAATACCATGCACTTGCAATTATGTAATAAAAAACCGGGAAGGTCATTCCAGTTTCTGGTGATCAGCCAGAACCCGGATTTCAGGAAAGTCAATTTTCTGGAGAAAATGCTGTATGGGCAGGAAGCTGAATTCAAAAGTATCCCGATTACAGGCTACAGGATTGCAGGAAACCATTTATGGATCAAAGAATATATTGGTGATGATGAAGAAGCTGCTGAAAGCAGTATTTCGCTTCCTGCCAATCATCAATCCTATTTAAAGCAACATCTTTATCAGCAAACCTTCTGGTTAGGTACCGATGGTTATGGAAGAGACTTGCTGAGCCGCCTTATTCTGGGAATCCGTGTTTCCTTATCGGTAGGTTTACTGGCTGTACTGATCTCTATGAGTATCGGTTTAAGTTTGGGAGCAATGGCAGGTTATTTTGGAGGGATGACAGACTCCGTAGTCAGCTGGCTGATGAATGTCATCTGGTCTTTACCTTCACTGTTATTAGTGATTGCTATTTCTTTTGCTTTAGGAAAAGGCTTCTGGCAGATATTTATAGCGGTAGGCTTATCTACCTGGGTAGATGTATCCAGGTTGGTTCGCGGACAGGTGATGGCACTGAAGGAGGCCGAATTTGTAGAAGCAGCCAGAGCATTGGGTTTTCCGGCTTTCCGTATCCTTACCCGTCATATTTTACCCAATATTGCCGGCCCTGTACTGGTTATTGCTTCCGCCAATTTTGCTTCAGCAATCTTACTGGAAACCGGTTTGAGTTTTCTTGGTTTTGGCGCACAACCCCCAATGCCCAGCTGGGGAGGTATGATCAAAGAAAACTATGGTTATATCGTCATGGATGCTGCTTACCTTGCAATTCTGCCTGGAATGGCAATTATGCTGACCGTATACGCCTTTAATCTGATGGCTATCGGATTAAGTGACGCTTTTAAAGTGAAATCTCCAGGTACACTGGTTTAAAAAATCCCTTAACTTTACGGGATGTTATTAAACTGTTTTCAACAAGAATTTTTAGAAGCGGGTTGCGATGAGGCTGGCAGAGGCTGTTTAGCCGGGCCTGTTTATGCAGCCGCTGTAATTTTACCGTTGGATTTTGTTGCCGGAGAACTGAACGACTCGAAAAAGCTAACACATAAACAACGCGTCGCTTTAAGAGAAATTATAGAAAAAGAAGCCATTGCATGGGCTGTCGGTTCTGTAGATAACCATGAAATTGACGAAATAAATATCCTGAATGCTTCGTTTCTGGCAATGCACAGAGCAATTGAAAAGCTGACTGTGCAGCCTGGCTTTTTAAGTATCGACGGGAACCGTTTTAAAATTTATCCAGGTATCGCGCACAGTTGCGTCATCAAAGGAGACGGTAAATATTTAAATATTGCTGCTGCCTCTATCCTGGCAAAAACACATCGGGATGAATATATGGATAATCTGGCGGAACAGTTTCCTGTTTACCAGTGGAAGAAAAACAAAGGTTATCCGACTAAAGTTCACCGCTCTACTGCGTTAATGCACGGACTAACTCCTTACCACCGTAAAACTTTTGCAATAAGTGATCCTGAAAGAATTCCCGTTATAGATAATGCGGGATAATTCGTATTTTCACCTTATTGAAAACACTTATACTTAGCAACAGAGTCCCATTTCCTGCCAACAGTGGTTATCCGATTGTAGTCTACAATACGATGAAAGGATTGCTCAGTCTGGGGGTGGATATTACTTTGTTCAGTATCAACACCAATAAACACCGGGTAGATGTGGATGATATTTATGATCCGGTCTATGACCAGATCAAATTTCATTCTTTTGATCTGGATACAGAAGTTAACTTGTGGGGTGCGTTTTTCAATATCTTCTCCAACGAGTCTTATAACGTTTCCAGATTTTATGATGATGATGCTGCAAAATTGCTGGAAAACATCCTTCGGGAAAATGAATTTGATATTATCCAGTTTGAGGGGTTATTTGTTGTGCCTTATCTGGAGGTGGTTAAAAGCTACAGTAAAGCAAAACTGATTTACCGGGCACACAATATCGTTTTTGATGTGTGGGAACGCCTGGCAAACTCCGAACGGTTTACTCCAAGACGTAAATACCTTCAGTTTTTAGCGCGCAGACTGAAAATCTATGAGACCGAACAAATTAACCGCTTTCACCAGATCTTTGCGATCAGTAATCCAGACAGACAGAGCATTCTTTCTTTTGGCTGCGAAATAGGGATAGAGGTATTCCCTGTAGCCCTGGATTTTGAGAAATATACTATTGACCTGTCCAAAACGAGTTTCCCTACTTTATTTCACCTGGGAGCAATGGACTGGCGTCCTAATAAAGAAGGGCTGGAATGGTTCATAGAAGAGATCTGGCCGGACATAGAAAAACTTAGCTCTGAACTCCGGTTTTATGTAGCAGGTAAAAGTATGCCGCAGCATTTTTATGAGTATGATTCTGATAACCTGGTCGTAGAAGGGGAGGTCTTTGATGCGATTGATTTTATGAATTCCAAAGCCATCATGATTGTACCTTTACTTTCAGGAAGCGGGATGCGTGTAAAGATTATCGAAGGAATGGCGATGAAGAAGTGTATTATTGCCACCACCTACGCCGCAGAAGGACTGAACTGTGAAAACGGGAAGGATATCCTGATTGCAGACACTGCGGATGAGTTTTACCGCTGCATTCTGCAATGTATTACCCACCCGAACCGGTGGCGTGAAATCGGCGAAAATGCCCGCAGAACAGCAGAAAGAGATCATAACCTGGCCACTATTTCACAAAGGATGCTGAATGTCTATCGGCGGTTAGTAAATGGATAATTTTTATGTACTTTTGCCCTCAATTTTAAGAGCAATAGCGCATGAATAATACCGCATTAACAGAAAAACATATTTCATTGGGAGCCAAAATGGTTCCATTTGCAGGATACAATATGCCCGTTCAATACGAAGGCATTAATGCAGAACATGCTACAGTTAGAAAAGCCGTAGGCGTTTTTGACGTAAGCCATATGGGTGAATTCATCCTGAAGGGTGAAAATGCATTGGACCTGATTCAACGTGTAAGCAGCAATGATGCTTCAAAATTATATGATGGTAAAGTTCAGTATGCTTATCTTCCAAATGAAGATGGTGGTATTGTAGATGATTTACTGATCTACAGAATTGACGAAAAAACTTATATGCTGGTGGTTAACGCTTCTAACATAGAAAAAGACTGGAACTGGATTCAGAAGTTCAATACACAGGGTGTAGAAATGCACAATATCTCTGGTAAAACTTCTTTATTAGCAGTTCAGGGACCTAAAGCAGCAGAAGCTTTACAAAGCTTAACTGAAATTGACCTGGCTTCTATGGAATACTATACTTTCACTAAAGGCATGTTTGCTGGTGTAGCTAACGTAATCGTTTCTGCAACAGGTTATACTGGTGCTGGTGGTTTTGAGTTGTATTGCGATAATGAGCATGCAGAAACTGTATGGAATGCTGTTTTTGAAGCTGGTGCAGCTTTTAACATTAAACCAATTGGTTTAGGCGCCCGTGATACTTTACGTTTGGAAATGGGTTTCTGTTTATATGGAAACGACATCGACGATACGACTTCTCCAATTGAAGCTGGTTTAGGATGGGTAACTAAATTTACTAAAGCCTTCACCAACTCTGAAGCCTTACTGGCAGAGAAAGAAGCTGGTGTTAAACGCCGTCTGATTGGTTTTGAAATGATTGACCGTGGTATTCCACGTCATGACTATGAAATTGTTGACGCAGAAGGAAATGTGATCGGAAAAGTGACTTCAGGTACACAATCTCCATCGTTACAAAAAGCAATCGGAATTGGTTATGTAACTAAAGCACATGCTAAAGAAGGTAACGAGATTTATATCAGCATCCGTAACACTCCTATTAAAGCCAAAGTAGTAAAGTTCCCTTTTTATAAATAAGCTGCCCCTCCCTGATCATGCAAAGAAAGATAGAAGTCTGTTTAACACCTGCCCTTATTGATTTATACGCTATTGAAAATAGTATTGTCGTAGTGATTGATATTTTAAGAGCAACCTCTTCCATAGTTTATGGAATTGACAATGGTGCACAGGCAATTATCCCGGTAGCACAGGTAGAAGAATGCATGAACTACGCAGGTAAAGGTTATTTACTGGCAGCAGAGCGAAACGGGGAAGTAGTTGAAGGCTATGACTTCGGTAATTCCCCGTTTTCTTATACCGCCGGAAAGGTAGCAGGAAAAACAATTGTGCTCACAACCACGAATGGTACAAAAGCATTGCATTTAGCAAGAAAACGTGCCAGCCAGGTAGTGATCGGTTCTTTCCTGAATTTAAAAGCATTA from Pedobacter sp. WC2423 carries:
- a CDS encoding glycosyltransferase family 4 protein produces the protein MKTLILSNRVPFPANSGYPIVVYNTMKGLLSLGVDITLFSINTNKHRVDVDDIYDPVYDQIKFHSFDLDTEVNLWGAFFNIFSNESYNVSRFYDDDAAKLLENILRENEFDIIQFEGLFVVPYLEVVKSYSKAKLIYRAHNIVFDVWERLANSERFTPRRKYLQFLARRLKIYETEQINRFHQIFAISNPDRQSILSFGCEIGIEVFPVALDFEKYTIDLSKTSFPTLFHLGAMDWRPNKEGLEWFIEEIWPDIEKLSSELRFYVAGKSMPQHFYEYDSDNLVVEGEVFDAIDFMNSKAIMIVPLLSGSGMRVKIIEGMAMKKCIIATTYAAEGLNCENGKDILIADTADEFYRCILQCITHPNRWREIGENARRTAERDHNLATISQRMLNVYRRLVNG
- a CDS encoding glycosyltransferase — encoded protein: MEVLIAVSYLSAFLTLIYLLVVAGFIRGWHKLIPFKYKQTTGTTAVSIIVAARNEADNIHRTIESLLAQDYNKALTEIIFIDDHSTDNTAEIVRSYASSGVKLISLKENQALNSYKKKAIQTAIGQATGDLIITTDADCRMGTAWLKTIIAYYEQNRYKMISSPVAYDEEQSFFERAQSLEFLYLIGLGASTIGNKKPSTCNGANLAYEKAAFYEVGGFQGIDDLASGDDELLLHKIADRYDNHIGFLRNPDAMVYTHAKPNLGEFLQQRKRWASKSTRYKNKSIIVLGVFIWFFNVSILLNLLVGLFLTGFLKIALIQLLLKIIVEFIFLMDVTKFAKRRSLMVLLPVLNVLHVLYIIYIGIAGNSGKYNWKGRMVK
- the ruvC gene encoding crossover junction endodeoxyribonuclease RuvC yields the protein MLAEKKERVIMGIDPGTAVMGYGVILEKGSKIELIAMGIVKMNHLDDHFLKLQRIFAKTVGLVEQYKPDVMALEAPFYGKNIQVMLKLGRAQGICMAAALSRDVPITEYAPRKIKQAITGNGSAGKEQVAAMLQQLLKFRETPEFLDATDGLAVAVCHSFQRVPTGGSGKSYSGWDAFAKDNQKRVK
- the gcvT gene encoding glycine cleavage system aminomethyltransferase GcvT, whose amino-acid sequence is MNNTALTEKHISLGAKMVPFAGYNMPVQYEGINAEHATVRKAVGVFDVSHMGEFILKGENALDLIQRVSSNDASKLYDGKVQYAYLPNEDGGIVDDLLIYRIDEKTYMLVVNASNIEKDWNWIQKFNTQGVEMHNISGKTSLLAVQGPKAAEALQSLTEIDLASMEYYTFTKGMFAGVANVIVSATGYTGAGGFELYCDNEHAETVWNAVFEAGAAFNIKPIGLGARDTLRLEMGFCLYGNDIDDTTSPIEAGLGWVTKFTKAFTNSEALLAEKEAGVKRRLIGFEMIDRGIPRHDYEIVDAEGNVIGKVTSGTQSPSLQKAIGIGYVTKAHAKEGNEIYISIRNTPIKAKVVKFPFYK
- a CDS encoding FkbM family methyltransferase, which encodes MDNNISKLTLFNPSKLRTLLSLGFKGYLADQGWFKARETKSAVDQHGEAIPWVTYAFIDFIKDRITRQHDIFEFGCGNSTIFYAKNANSVTAVEHDKAWYERNAAIKIPNVEMIYCELVRGGAYSKSAVTTGKKFNIIIVDGRDRVNCCKESVLSLTEDGVIVLDNSERPDYAEAFTFFKAKGFKHLPFTGMSPGVTTSNCTSVFYKSNNCLGI
- a CDS encoding 2-phosphosulfolactate phosphatase; protein product: MQRKIEVCLTPALIDLYAIENSIVVVIDILRATSSIVYGIDNGAQAIIPVAQVEECMNYAGKGYLLAAERNGEVVEGYDFGNSPFSYTAGKVAGKTIVLTTTNGTKALHLARKRASQVVIGSFLNLKALCEWLKTQEKDVLLLCAGWKDQFNLEDTIFAGAVVHQLRSGFTHYDDASVAAEDLYLLAKDDLRAYIHKSSHSHRMVALNIEEDVKFCLQTNICQTIPVLEGDQLVALKTGL
- a CDS encoding ABC transporter permease; amino-acid sequence: MDSNKSPAQRVWGRFKRNKPAVGGLLFILLLLVMGIMGYLITPDQTPMANTMHLQLCNKKPGRSFQFLVISQNPDFRKVNFLEKMLYGQEAEFKSIPITGYRIAGNHLWIKEYIGDDEEAAESSISLPANHQSYLKQHLYQQTFWLGTDGYGRDLLSRLILGIRVSLSVGLLAVLISMSIGLSLGAMAGYFGGMTDSVVSWLMNVIWSLPSLLLVIAISFALGKGFWQIFIAVGLSTWVDVSRLVRGQVMALKEAEFVEAARALGFPAFRILTRHILPNIAGPVLVIASANFASAILLETGLSFLGFGAQPPMPSWGGMIKENYGYIVMDAAYLAILPGMAIMLTVYAFNLMAIGLSDAFKVKSPGTLV
- a CDS encoding ribonuclease HII produces the protein MLLNCFQQEFLEAGCDEAGRGCLAGPVYAAAVILPLDFVAGELNDSKKLTHKQRVALREIIEKEAIAWAVGSVDNHEIDEINILNASFLAMHRAIEKLTVQPGFLSIDGNRFKIYPGIAHSCVIKGDGKYLNIAAASILAKTHRDEYMDNLAEQFPVYQWKKNKGYPTKVHRSTALMHGLTPYHRKTFAISDPERIPVIDNAG